The following are encoded together in the Glycine max cultivar Williams 82 chromosome 8, Glycine_max_v4.0, whole genome shotgun sequence genome:
- the LOC100788559 gene encoding probable aspartic protease At2g35615, translating to MHHFVLTLFFLVSTMLVDASKSLMGFSIDLIPRHSPISPLYNSQMTQTELVKSAALRSITRSKRVNFIGQISPPLSPSPSPSSSPPSPPSPSSSSSSPAESIITPIPDHGEYLMRFSLGTPSVERLAIFDTGSDLSWLQCTPCKTCYPQEAPLFDPTQSSTYVDVPCESQPCTLFPQNQRECGSSKQCIYLHQYGTDSFTIGRLGYDTISFSSTGMGQGGATFPKSVFGCAFYSNFTFKISTKANGFVGLGPGPLSLASQLGDQIGHKFSYCMVPFSSTSTGKLKFGSMAPTNEVVSTPFMINPSYPSYYVLNLEGITVGQKKVLTGQIGGNIIIDSVPILTHLEQGIYTDFISSVKEAINVEVAEDAPTPFEYCVRNPTNLNFPEFVFHFTGADVVLGPKNMFIALDNNLVCMTVVPSKGISIFGNWAQVNFQVEYDLGEKKVSFAPTNCSTI from the coding sequence ATGCATCATTTTGTGCTAACCTTATTCTTTTTAGTTTCCACTATGTTGGTTGATGCTAGTAAAAGCCTAATGGGCTTTAGCATCGATCTCATTCCACGTCACTCTCCAATATCCCCATTATATAACTCCCAAATGACCCAAACCGAGTTAGTTAAAAGTGCTGCCTTACGATCTATTACTCGATCGAAACGAGTAAATTTTATTGGTCAAATTTCACCACCATTATCACCGTCACCGtcaccatcatcatcaccaccatctccaccatcaccatcatcatcatcatcatcacctgCTGAAAGTATCATAACTCCTATCCCTGACCATGGAGAATACCTAATGAGATTCTCTTTAGGCACTCCGAGTGTTGAAAGGCTTGCAATTTTTGACACGGGGAGTGATCTCTCTTGGCTACAATGCACCCCTTGTAAAACATGTTACCCGCAAGAAGCACCATTGTTTGATCCAACCCAATCTTCAACCTACGTGGATGTGCCATGTGAGTCACAACCATGCACACTATTCCCCCAAAACCAACGCGAGTGTGGGAGCTCAAAGCAATGCATTTACCTTCACCAATATGGTACGGACTCATTCACCATTGGGAGATTGGGCTATGACACCATTAGTTTTAGTTCAACTGGTATGGGCCAAGGTGGTGCCACATTTCCCAAATCTGTGTTTGGGTGTGCCTTTTATAGCAATTTCACGTTTAAGATAAGTACCAAGGCCAATGGCTTTGTGGGCCTTGGGCCTGGCCCATTGTCACTAGCCTCGCAACTAGGAGACCAAATTGGCCACAAATTTTCCTATTGCATGGTTCCTTTTAGTTCAACCTCTACgggaaaattgaaatttggttCCATGGCACCAACAAATGAGGTTGTGTCCACACCCTTTATGATCAATCCTTCTTACCCTTCATATTATGTCCTCAACTTAGAGGGCATCACAGTTGGACAAAAAAAGGTGTTGACTGGTCAAATTGGTGGCAACATAATCATTGATTCGGTGCCCATATTGACACATCTTGAACAAGGAATTTACACCGATTTTATAAGTTCGGTGAAGGAAGCTATTAATGTGGAGGTTGCGGAAGATGCTCCAACCCCATTTGAATATTGTGTTAGAAATCCAACTAACTTGAATTTCCCCGAATTTGTGTTTCATTTTACAGGGGCTGATGTGGTCTTAGGCCCAAAGAACATGTTTATTGCCTTGGACAACAACTTAGTTTGCATGACGGTGGTGCCCTCCAAAGGAATTTCCATCTTTGGAAATTGGGCACAGGTTAATTTTCAAGTAGAATATGACCTTGGAGAGAAAAAGGTTTCTTTTGCCCCTACCAATTGCAGCACCATTTAA
- the LOC100791725 gene encoding probable GMP synthase [glutamine-hydrolyzing], which produces MCSSKTKVTVGLEAVVAAAKPSVARINGRPVLQPTCNRVPNLERRNSIKKVAPPKSLSPPSPPLPSKTSLTPPVSPKLKSPRLPATKRGNDNNGLNSSYEKIVIPRSSTKTPTLERKKSKSFKEGSCVSASIEASLSYSSSLITDSPGSIAAVRREQMALQQAQRKMKIAHYGRSKSAKFERVVPLDPSNTSLASKPTEEEKRCSFITPNSDPIYIAYHDEEWGVPVHDDKMLFELLVLSGAQVGSDWTSTLKKRLDFRAAFSEFDAETVANLTDKQMMSISSEYGIDISRVRGVVDNANQILEIKKDFGSFDKYIWGFVNHKPISTQYKFGHKIPVKTSKSESISKDMVRRGFRFVGPTVVHSFMQTSGLTNDHLITCHRHLQCTLLAARSLCTIEPSQ; this is translated from the exons atGTGTAGCTCTAAGACCAAAGTGACTGTTGGTTTAGAAGCCGTTGTCGCTGCTGCGAAGCCCTCAGTGGCTAGAATCAATGGAAGGCCAGTCCTCCAACCAACTTGTAACCGTGTTCCAAACCTTGAGAGGAGGAATTCAATCAAGAAAGTGGCACCACCAAAGTCACTTTCTCCACCATCACCACCACTTCCAAGCAAGACCTCATTGACACCCCCGGTTTCTCCAAAGTTAAAGTCCCCTAGGCTTCCTGCCACAAAGAGAGGCAATGACAACAATGGACTTAACTCGAGTTATGAGAAGATTGTGATCCCTAGAAGCTCCACAAAAACTCCAACTttggagagaaagaagtccaagAGCTTCAAGGAAGGGTCATGTGTGTCTGCTTCCATTGAGGCTTCGTTGAGTTACTCGTCTTCTTTGATCACTGACTCCCCAGGTAGCATTGCTGCTGTGAGGAGGGAGCAGATGGCACTGCAACAAGCACAAAGGAAAATGAAGATTGCCCATTATGGAAGATCAAAGTCTGCAAAGTTTGAAAGAGTTGTTCCTCTTGATCCTTCAAACACTAGTCTTGCATCAAAGCCAACTGAGGAGGAGAAGAGATGCAGCTTTATCACACCCAATTCAG ATCCCATCTATATTGCTTATCATGATGAGGAATGGGGAGTTCCAGTTCATGATGACAA GATGCTGTTTGAACTTTTAGTTTTGAGCGGTGCTCAAGTTGGATCTGATTGGACCTCAACCTTGAAGAAACGCCTAGATTTCAG GGCTGCATTTTCAGAATTTGATGCAGAAACCGTGGCTAACTTGACTGATAAGCAAATGATGTCTATTAGTTCTGAATATGGCATTGACATAAGCAGAGTCCGAGGAGTTGTTGATAATGCTAACCAAATTTTAGAG ATTAAGAAAGACTTTGGTTCATTTGACAAGTACATTTGGGGGTTTGTGAATCATAAACCAATCTCCACTCAATACAAGTTTGGCCACAAGATTCCAGTGAAGACATCAAAATCAGAGAGCATAAGCAAAGACATGGTTAGAAGAGGCTTTAGGTTCGTTGGTCCAACAGTGGTTCATTCATTCATGCAAACATCTGGCCTCACGAATGACCACTTAATCACATGCCACAGGCACTTGCAGTGCACCCTATTGGCAGCTCGATCCCTTTGTACCATAGAGCCCTCTCAATAG